GATTTATCGCCTCGATCCGTCCGGGCGGCTAGAAAAGCTACTCAACGGCATCACTGTCAGCAACGGCCTTGCGATCTCCGCCGACGGGGCGGTGCTTTATCTCACTGATACACGCGACGGGGTCATCCGCCGCTTTTCGCTAACAAATGGCTTCGCGAACTGGCGCGAGCTGACCCCGTTCGCCGACCGCGACATCGCCCCCGGTGCTCCCGACGGAGCCAAGCTCGACGTGGAAGGGTGCTATTGGAGCGCCCGCGCATTCGGTGGCTGTGTGGTGCGCATCTCTGCGGACGGGAAATTGCTCGAGCAGATCGAGCTGGACGTCAAAGGCCCGACCTGCCTCGCCTTTGGCGGCCCAGACATGATGACCCTCTACATCACAACACTCAGATTGCGCCATACGCCGGAAGAGCTGGAAGCAGCGCCGACGGCAGGTGGGCTTTACACCTGCCGTGTCGGGGTTCCGGGGCTGCCAGTGCGACTCGCGTTGCTGTAGTCACCGCATAGCGGGCGCACTCGTCCGGTGGGTCCGCTTTTGTCTGTACGCACAAACGGGAAATAATTTGGTTCGGACACCGTGCAGCGGGTCTCGAGCTTTCCCACGCCGTTCGCGGAAATCGTGACGGACTTCGCCGCGCGTTTTGGTGCCGATGCCTGCCGCGCCTGATGCTTCTATCCAGTCCATCCTGCGCACAGCGATCGACTATAAGAAGTATATTCTTCCAAGGACGGCAAGCGACGCCACCTGTCGCGGAGGCTCTGCCGTACCCGATTTCTCATGAAACCGCGCAATAAGATCGGCGATGGAGGGCACGGTGTCCGGGCGCTTGTTCACGCTCGGGCCAGACGGGCATTTTGCCAGTTCCTCGCATGACTTTCCCGGATAGAGAGTGACTATGTCTGCAACCATGACGTATCTCCAGCATGCATACTTTTTCAGGTCCGGCTGCCAGGCGACTATCGGCGGCCGGAGGCGAGGCTGTTCCCGCAAGCCCCAAAGGAGCTTGAATTCAGTCCGGCTTGACACTTGATTATAATGCATTTATCGATTGAATATACATTCTCAACCCGACCCAAGTAAAGGCCCACGCGAGAGGAAGATAGAGCTGATCTCCTGCCGTTGAACCGACCGTTCCTGGCGGCCGGTATGCGGGGTTACAAGCGCTCCGCCGGCTTTATCCAACCCTCAACCGATAGTGGTTTCGCCGAGAAACAAGGCAATACAATTAGAACCTGGCCGCTCTAACAGGGTTGGACCCTCGGACCCTTCATCCGCTGGCCGTCCACCTCCAATCATCTGAAAAAGGACACTGAACATGGATCGTCTCAGGGGAAGAACCGTCATCGTCACGGGGGCCGCGCGAGGCATCGGCGCATCCTATGCGCGCGCGCTGGCTGCAGAAGGGGCGAACGTAGCCGCCTGCGACGTGTTGGACACCAGCAATATCGTGGCCGAGATCGGCGGGAATTCAATTGGCGGCACTTGCGACGTTTCAAGCCGAGCCTCTGTCGAGGCCTTCACTTCGCGCGTGCTCGACCGTTTCGGCCGCATCGATGGCCTCGTGAACAACGGAGCCTTGTTCGCCTCGCTGAAGCGCCAGCCGTTCGAGCAAATTGAGTCGGAAGAATTCGACCGGGTCATGCAGGTTAATGTGCGCGGCACCTTTGAGTTCTGCCGTGCGGTCATGCCTGCGATGCGCGCTCAGGGCTACGGCAAGATCGTGAACACCTCGTCCGGCACCGTCTTCAAGGGCATCACGAATATGTTGCACTATGTGAGTTCAAAAGGAGCGGTGATCGCGCTCACCCGGGTTATCGCCCGCGAGGCTGGCAGCGACGGCGTGCGCGTCAACTGCCTCGCGCCGGGCTTCACGCTGAGCGACGGCGTGCAGTCGCGCGATCCGGACGAACTAAATGTCCTCAGCACCATGACATTGGCTAGCCGCTGTCTTCCTCGCGATCAGATGCCGGAAGATCTCAACGGCGCCGTGGTATTCCTGCTGTCGGCCGACAGCGACTTCATCTCAGGCCAGACCCTCGTGGTAGACGGCGGCTCGGTCATGCATTGAGCTCACGAAAGGCAGTCTGATGATCACCAGCGAATCCTCGACCCTATCAGAGCTCAAGGCTCGGAGGGACATCGAAGACATTCTTATCCGGTATTGCCGCGGCATGGATCGCGGCGACCTGCCTCTCCTGAAATCCTGCTTCTTCGACGATGCGATCGACAATCATGGTTTCTACAATGGCCCGGCACACGCATTCCTCGAGCAGGCTGTCGTCAGGCTCTGCAAGAACTTTGTTTCGATCAACCACATAATCACCAACATCCATGTCGAGCTTGATCTGCCAACCAACAGGGCAAAGTCGGAGGCGCGCACATTGTGTCTTTTCCGGGCAAACCGTGAAGGCAAATTGGTCGACGTCACACGCCTTTCGCGTTACCTGGATCAATGGGAATGCCGGAACGGCGAATGGAAAATTGTCCA
This region of Mesorhizobium sp. M2A.F.Ca.ET.046.03.2.1 genomic DNA includes:
- a CDS encoding SMP-30/gluconolactonase/LRE family protein — encoded protein: MHGIAIGSSTIEEPTNMIKRAECLVDCKNTLGESVFCDPRDNCIYWTDIEQARIYRLDEIGRVHRFNLPQPAAFILPRRRPGFVLGFLDRIVSSNADMTQFDTLAVVEPDLPQTRVNDATVDHQGGIVFGTMDNRDWKPAGSIYRLDPSGRLEKLLNGITVSNGLAISADGAVLYLTDTRDGVIRRFSLTNGFANWRELTPFADRDIAPGAPDGAKLDVEGCYWSARAFGGCVVRISADGKLLEQIELDVKGPTCLAFGGPDMMTLYITTLRLRHTPEELEAAPTAGGLYTCRVGVPGLPVRLALL
- a CDS encoding SDR family oxidoreductase, which codes for MDRLRGRTVIVTGAARGIGASYARALAAEGANVAACDVLDTSNIVAEIGGNSIGGTCDVSSRASVEAFTSRVLDRFGRIDGLVNNGALFASLKRQPFEQIESEEFDRVMQVNVRGTFEFCRAVMPAMRAQGYGKIVNTSSGTVFKGITNMLHYVSSKGAVIALTRVIAREAGSDGVRVNCLAPGFTLSDGVQSRDPDELNVLSTMTLASRCLPRDQMPEDLNGAVVFLLSADSDFISGQTLVVDGGSVMH
- a CDS encoding nuclear transport factor 2 family protein, giving the protein MITSESSTLSELKARRDIEDILIRYCRGMDRGDLPLLKSCFFDDAIDNHGFYNGPAHAFLEQAVVRLCKNFVSINHIITNIHVELDLPTNRAKSEARTLCLFRANREGKLVDVTRLSRYLDQWECRNGEWKIVHRLLVGDIVRTDPVAADTSEPQPRPETPYPDGQPAGRGDEDPSARFFENWWH